The Rhodopseudomonas palustris genome window below encodes:
- a CDS encoding RidA family protein, with the protein MKATLRTLFAAAALAITLPAAASAETSAVKIIAPTDKTITPSGTWSIGARAGDFVFIGGMRGTDRVTGKMVDGDEARIRRMFDNMLAAAEAAGATKADAVRLTVFVTDVAKYRPVVNKVQKDIWGDGPYPPRTVLQVPALDQGDIAEIDGTFYAPAK; encoded by the coding sequence ATGAAGGCTACTCTGCGCACGCTCTTTGCTGCTGCCGCCCTTGCTATCACCTTGCCGGCAGCGGCTTCCGCCGAAACCAGCGCGGTGAAGATCATCGCGCCGACCGATAAGACGATCACACCGAGCGGCACCTGGAGCATCGGCGCCCGCGCCGGCGACTTCGTGTTCATCGGCGGGATGCGCGGCACCGACCGCGTCACCGGCAAGATGGTCGACGGCGACGAGGCGCGGATCCGGCGGATGTTCGACAACATGCTGGCGGCGGCCGAAGCGGCCGGCGCCACCAAGGCCGATGCGGTGCGGCTCACCGTGTTCGTGACCGACGTCGCTAAGTACCGTCCGGTGGTCAACAAGGTGCAGAAGGACATCTGGGGCGACGGCCCGTATCCGCCGCGCACCGTGCTGCAGGTGCCGGCGCTTGACCAGGGCGACATCGCCGAAATCGACGGCACGTTCTACGCACCGGCGAAGTAA
- a CDS encoding GGDEF domain-containing protein: MAALQDDHDRTMAYAEVALSQIKTLRQGAVPRNYEIWYVYATGYNPELNKAINDTLAERGSLTDADLDQLHDTYLSHGRTTDRIDRIGARVANEIDDIMALLAETLGSTASFGDDLRGESQKLSLATDHDQIKAIVERLVVTTREMQQANSALEERLSTSKQEIANLQVSLDAIRAESLTDPLTGLGNRKLFDRTVQEAIRNAGTSQQPLSLLMMDIDHFKSFNDTYGHLTGDQVLRLVGLTLKQSIKGQDFTARYGGEEFAVVLPNTPMRQAIIVADNIRRLVMSKELKKKSTGEILGRVTLSAGVSTLKPNDDAEALIERADACLYAAKRNGRNRVICETDPEFSGVTQAAVA; the protein is encoded by the coding sequence GTGGCCGCGCTGCAGGACGACCATGACCGCACCATGGCCTATGCCGAGGTGGCCCTCTCCCAGATCAAGACCCTCCGCCAAGGCGCCGTCCCGCGCAATTACGAGATCTGGTACGTCTACGCGACCGGCTACAATCCCGAGCTGAACAAGGCGATCAACGACACGCTGGCGGAGCGCGGCAGCCTCACCGACGCCGACCTCGACCAGCTGCACGATACCTATCTGTCGCACGGCCGCACCACCGACCGGATCGACCGGATCGGCGCCCGCGTCGCCAACGAGATCGACGACATCATGGCGCTGCTCGCCGAGACGCTCGGCAGCACCGCCAGCTTCGGCGACGATCTGCGCGGCGAAAGCCAGAAGCTGTCGCTGGCGACCGACCACGACCAGATCAAGGCGATCGTCGAGCGTCTGGTCGTCACCACCCGCGAGATGCAGCAGGCCAACAGCGCGCTGGAAGAGCGGCTGTCGACTTCCAAGCAGGAGATCGCCAATCTCCAGGTCAGCCTCGATGCGATCCGCGCCGAGAGCCTCACCGATCCCCTCACCGGCCTCGGCAACCGCAAACTGTTCGACCGCACCGTCCAGGAAGCGATCCGCAACGCCGGCACCAGCCAGCAGCCGCTATCGCTGCTGATGATGGACATCGATCACTTCAAATCGTTCAACGACACCTACGGCCATCTCACCGGCGACCAGGTGCTGCGGCTCGTCGGCCTGACGCTGAAGCAGAGCATCAAGGGCCAGGACTTCACCGCGCGCTACGGCGGCGAGGAATTCGCCGTGGTGCTGCCGAACACGCCGATGCGCCAGGCGATCATCGTCGCCGACAACATCCGCCGGCTGGTGATGTCGAAGGAGCTGAAGAAGAAGTCGACCGGCGAGATCCTCGGCCGGGTGACGCTGTCGGCCGGCGTGTCGACACTGAAGCCGAACGACGATGCCGAAGCGCTGATCGAACGCGCCGACGCCTGCCTGTACGCCGCCAAGCGCAACGGCCGCAACCGCGTGATCTGCGAGACCGATCCGGAATTCTCCGGCGTCACCCAGGCCGCCGTCGCCTGA
- a CDS encoding TfoX/Sxy family protein, with protein sequence MDREFLADLFAPFGPVTIRRMFSGFGISADGVTFALVIRDAIYLRTDADGAARFEAEGSRPFRYDTRTKTVTVGSYWLLPERLLDDPDELAQWARSAYAAAERAALSKASKTRRGTKTKTAADSNKAPKRTKPASAQRKVKTVAKAAGRAKTAKTTKAPAAKRGRAAR encoded by the coding sequence ATGGATCGTGAGTTCCTCGCCGATCTGTTCGCGCCATTCGGTCCGGTCACGATCCGGCGGATGTTCTCAGGCTTCGGGATCTCGGCTGACGGCGTGACGTTTGCGCTGGTGATCCGCGATGCGATCTATCTGCGCACCGATGCGGACGGCGCGGCGCGGTTCGAGGCCGAGGGCAGCCGGCCGTTTCGCTACGACACCCGCACCAAGACGGTGACGGTCGGCTCATACTGGCTGCTGCCGGAACGGCTGCTCGACGATCCGGACGAGCTCGCGCAATGGGCCCGCAGCGCTTATGCGGCCGCCGAGCGCGCCGCGCTCAGCAAGGCGTCGAAGACGCGGCGTGGGACCAAGACGAAGACTGCGGCTGATAGCAATAAGGCGCCGAAGCGAACCAAGCCGGCCAGCGCTCAACGGAAGGTCAAGACAGTTGCGAAGGCAGCAGGTCGGGCCAAGACCGCGAAGACCACAAAGGCTCCTGCGGCGAAGCGCGGCCGGGCGGCGCGCTAA